Proteins encoded by one window of bacterium:
- a CDS encoding STAS domain-containing protein encodes MRVPILKQGDYLIASIQSALSDEDLLQLRDDLAEQVGKFRSRAAIVDVTVLDVMDSFAVRTVRAIAHMIRLRGAETVIVGIQPEVAFSMVQLGLTLGDVATALDLEEGLAYLNEQSRNT; translated from the coding sequence ATGAGAGTCCCCATTCTTAAACAAGGCGACTATCTGATCGCCTCGATTCAATCGGCCCTCTCCGATGAGGACCTGCTGCAGCTGCGCGACGATTTGGCCGAGCAGGTCGGCAAGTTCCGCTCGCGAGCCGCCATCGTGGACGTCACCGTCTTGGATGTCATGGACTCTTTCGCGGTCCGGACGGTCCGGGCCATCGCCCATATGATCCGTCTGCGCGGCGCCGAGACGGTCATCGTGGGGATCCAACCCGAGGTCGCTTTCTCGATGGTCCAATTGGGCCTGACTTTGGGGGACGTCGCCACCGCTTTGGACCTTGAGGAAGGCTTGGCCTACCTGAATGAGCAATCAAGGAATACCTGA
- a CDS encoding STAS domain-containing protein gives METSKLSLSKTADKDNPETTLILLRELVAHLRQNRTQLREEWARRITEAQLLTAMTREEIFIEATSVYDNYIEVLETGSVEALQAYARNLSERIIPRGVETHEVVGIVLLLRDVLARSLFAKYQADFAKLNRILDAYEPAANRIANTVAVGFVQERERIIRQQQEAIRELSTPVLQVRERLLILPIIGVIDPQRARQLTEQLLRGIRTNRAKVVVIDITGVPAVDATVANHLVQTVDASRLMGANVIVTGLSSEIAQTLVTIGVDLSKINAIGDLQGGIEEAERLLGYKVSMTQEAQALKISGKEA, from the coding sequence ATGGAGACGTCCAAGCTTAGTCTGAGCAAGACCGCCGACAAGGACAATCCTGAAACGACGCTGATTTTGCTTCGCGAGTTGGTCGCTCACTTGCGGCAGAACCGAACCCAGCTGCGCGAGGAGTGGGCCCGCCGCATCACCGAGGCCCAGCTGCTCACCGCGATGACCCGCGAGGAAATCTTCATCGAGGCGACCTCGGTCTACGACAACTACATCGAAGTTCTCGAGACCGGCAGCGTCGAAGCCCTTCAAGCCTATGCCCGCAACCTTTCGGAACGCATCATCCCCCGCGGCGTTGAAACCCATGAAGTCGTCGGCATCGTCTTGCTCCTTCGTGACGTGCTGGCCCGCTCCTTGTTCGCCAAGTATCAAGCCGACTTCGCCAAATTGAACCGGATCCTCGACGCCTATGAGCCGGCGGCCAACCGGATCGCCAATACCGTCGCCGTCGGTTTCGTCCAAGAGCGCGAGCGCATCATTCGCCAACAGCAGGAAGCCATCCGCGAGCTTTCGACCCCGGTCTTGCAGGTTCGGGAAAGGCTGCTGATCCTGCCGATCATCGGAGTCATCGATCCCCAGCGGGCCCGCCAGCTCACCGAGCAATTGCTCCGCGGAATCCGGACCAACCGCGCCAAAGTGGTCGTCATCGACATCACCGGCGTTCCGGCGGTCGACGCCACCGTCGCCAACCACTTGGTCCAGACGGTCGATGCTTCCCGGCTGATGGGCGCCAACGTCATCGTGACCGGGCTTTCCTCGGAAATCGCCCAAACTCTGGTCACGATCGGCGTCGACTTGAGCAAAATCAACGCGATCGGCGATTTGCAGGGCGGCATCGAAGAGGCCGAAAGGCTGCTCGGTTATAAAGTTTCGATGACTCAGGAAGCCCAGGCGCTGAAGATTTCGGGTAAAGAGGCATGA
- a CDS encoding histidine kinase, protein MKKRAIEIEDRFYAVLTKAGERSLEKTLQDSYEIGRAALEAGAGVLDLARAHQSAVDRIIDQLPPSEQRRFFALAQQVLRESLSSIELVQVGLRDAIASLHSEILERKRVEKEVLDISQKEQRRFGAELHDGLCQKLVGISMLLHSLLAKEKRAGPAREPDELEKIAQLLDESARQARDMAHGLFPVELQADSLMLSLKALAGRLSEANGIRCRFHCPESILIEDNNLATHLFRIVQEATSNSRKHGAADQIDILLLKKKGQIELSVRDNGPKELKLNGNSGIGIQIMKYRARMIEANLEFRRVEPRGTLLICTFPFSGDR, encoded by the coding sequence ATGAAGAAGCGGGCGATTGAAATCGAGGATCGGTTTTACGCCGTCCTGACCAAAGCCGGTGAGCGGAGCCTGGAGAAAACCCTGCAAGACTCCTACGAGATCGGAAGGGCTGCGCTCGAGGCGGGGGCCGGTGTCTTGGATTTGGCCCGGGCCCATCAAAGCGCGGTCGATCGGATCATCGACCAGCTTCCACCCAGCGAGCAGCGACGGTTCTTCGCCCTCGCTCAACAGGTCCTGCGCGAAAGCCTGTCCTCCATTGAGCTGGTCCAGGTCGGGCTCCGCGACGCCATCGCCTCGTTGCATAGCGAGATTTTGGAACGCAAGCGAGTCGAGAAGGAAGTGCTGGATATCAGCCAAAAAGAGCAGCGCCGCTTCGGAGCCGAGCTCCACGACGGTCTTTGCCAAAAGCTGGTCGGCATTTCGATGCTGCTCCACAGCTTGCTCGCCAAAGAAAAACGGGCGGGCCCGGCTCGAGAGCCGGACGAGCTTGAGAAGATCGCCCAATTGCTCGACGAGTCGGCTCGGCAGGCTCGGGACATGGCCCATGGGCTTTTCCCGGTGGAATTACAGGCCGACTCCTTGATGCTCTCCTTGAAAGCCTTGGCCGGGCGGCTGTCGGAAGCCAACGGCATCCGTTGCCGCTTTCATTGCCCGGAGTCGATCCTCATCGAGGACAACAATTTGGCGACCCATCTTTTTCGGATTGTTCAGGAGGCGACCAGCAATTCCCGGAAGCACGGCGCGGCCGATCAAATCGACATCTTGTTGCTGAAGAAGAAAGGCCAAATCGAGCTTAGCGTTCGGGACAACGGTCCCAAGGAGTTGAAGCTGAATGGAAATTCGGGAATCGGCATTCAAATCATGAAATACCGGGCTCGGATGATCGAGGCCAATTTGGAATTTCGTCGGGTGGAGCCTCGGGGAACCCTGCTGATCTGCACTTTTCCGTTTTCCGGCGATCGCTAG
- a CDS encoding anti-sigma regulatory factor, whose protein sequence is MELPLTIQSGGDIVVARQQGRSLALRLGFSDVDQIVIATAISEVARNIVEYAQQGAISISPLHQGGRTGILIVAEDQGPGIADLGLAMQVGYSTGRGLGLGLPGARRLMDEFEIASVIGRGTTVTMKKWVS, encoded by the coding sequence ATGGAGCTCCCATTGACGATCCAATCCGGTGGAGACATCGTGGTGGCCCGGCAGCAGGGGCGGAGCCTGGCCCTTCGACTCGGCTTCTCCGACGTCGACCAAATCGTCATCGCGACGGCCATCTCCGAGGTTGCCCGCAACATCGTCGAATACGCCCAACAAGGCGCGATCAGCATCAGCCCGCTCCACCAAGGCGGACGGACCGGAATCCTCATTGTCGCCGAGGATCAGGGCCCGGGCATCGCCGACTTGGGGCTGGCGATGCAGGTCGGCTATTCGACCGGCCGGGGCCTTGGCTTGGGGCTGCCGGGAGCCCGGCGCTTGATGGACGAATTCGAGATCGCCTCGGTCATAGGCCGGGGCACCACCGTCACCATGAAGAAGTGGGTTTCGTGA
- a CDS encoding SpoIIE family protein phosphatase produces MNTVEGKFKDLEWACSTEVLSGEVECGDHCVVVPRDGGALLAVIDGIGHGREAAAAAQLAAELLKSRPADSVMSLMHMVHEKLRLTRGVVMTLASLDFRDNTLTWIGVGNVVGSLHYANDDGHLRSESVMLRGGMVGVQLPQLKAEVLPLRRGDLLIFATDGVYPGVPNGVPESPVREVCERTLKEFYKGHDDALVLTARYLGGANEEAGD; encoded by the coding sequence GTGAACACCGTGGAGGGAAAATTCAAGGATTTGGAGTGGGCATGCTCCACCGAGGTTCTCTCCGGCGAGGTCGAGTGCGGCGACCACTGCGTCGTCGTGCCGCGCGATGGCGGCGCCCTGCTGGCGGTGATCGACGGAATTGGCCATGGGCGGGAGGCGGCCGCCGCGGCCCAATTGGCGGCCGAGCTTTTGAAGTCCCGGCCCGCCGATTCAGTCATGTCGTTGATGCATATGGTTCATGAGAAGCTTCGACTCACCCGGGGAGTGGTCATGACCTTGGCTTCCTTGGATTTTCGCGACAACACCTTGACTTGGATCGGCGTCGGCAACGTCGTCGGCTCATTGCACTACGCCAACGACGACGGTCACTTGCGGAGCGAGTCGGTGATGCTGCGAGGCGGAATGGTCGGCGTTCAGTTGCCTCAGCTGAAAGCCGAGGTCCTGCCGCTGCGGCGGGGCGATTTGCTGATCTTCGCGACCGATGGAGTTTATCCCGGCGTGCCGAATGGAGTCCCCGAAAGCCCGGTCCGGGAAGTCTGCGAGCGCACTCTGAAAGAATTCTACAAGGGCCATGACGATGCTCTGGTGCTAACCGCGCGCTATCTCGGAGGCGCCAATGAAGAAGCGGGCGATTGA